The genome window aaaatattagatatatgaagaaatagaaaaatgtgacTAATCATCATGAAAATAAAGCAACCACAAGAAACAGCTCCCAGATGactcagatgttggaattagcagatgctgATTTTaaattagctattataaatatacttaagaatctaaaagaaaagatttatatAGGAAATGTACAGTGGTAAATCTCAtcagaaaaatggaaactatGAAAACCAAGTGGAATTCTAGAACTAAcaagtatacttttaaaaatgattgtatTGTATTAACAGCAGATtggataatgaaaaaaaaaagtcagtgaacttgaagataaaaaagtagaaattaaccaatctgaagaacagaggcaaaaaaaaatttttaaatggtattttcttAGTGACTCATGGGACCATATAAACTGGTCTAATGAAAGAGTAATTGAAGGCACAGAAGTGGAGGGATTGAATAAGGCAGTAAAATACATCTAAAAAATTAATGACCTAAAGTTTCCCAAATTTggtaaacaaaaacaacaacaacaaaaacaatgaatCCACAAGCACATCATGGTCAACTGCtgagaatcaaaaataaaatgaaaatgaggcaGAACTATTCACTTAATTCAGTTCTCCAAACTTAAATACCTCTATTCTCAACACaattccctatttttaaaattacttcaaGGATCCTATATGAGGGATCCTTGATAAACATGATAATTTAACCAATCAGGAAAGTAAAGAGCCTGAAGTCAAATCAAAACTTGCCAAACTTCAAATCCAGTACCCTTATGTACTACTatattttagaaagtaaaaagaccattttctttttccttttagaatTTAAGATGACaaattacttagaaaaaaaaatctaagtgtgGATTGGCTGTTTCTTCTATGGAGTTTTTCAACTCTTGGTTGATGTTGGTCCAAACACTGCCTTCACCTCCTCCAGGCCATAAGCTCCACACAAGTAAgggatattttttcttccttactcAGGGATATATTCATAGGGCCTAGAGGAGTGGCTGGCATATGGCagataatcaatgaataaatgaaagaacgagataaaaatgaaagcaaatatttCCATGATGTTGGTTTATATCATATTTGGCATTTGTTTTGTTAACAAACcagacataatgttttcaagtgttACCCTGAACTGTTGTAATgatcatctttttttaaacatcttagaGCAGTCCATACTAGATAAGAAACCTACTGGCCCAAGGTCAGAATTTTAAATAGGTCAGTAACTGTTATTATATTCACTACTCACCTAGATATTATTTcacctggagggaaaaaaaatgaccatCAAGTCTCTAGATCCCATTGATACCTCTAATTCCATTGGTCTCTTCTTGCTGGGGCAGTTTTTTCcacaatttatattttacttcccATAAAGTCCTGAGAAGTCTATAAGGTGACTTATTGTATCCAAGTTCATTAACATTCCTATTGGTACATTAATAGTTATGTGCATTGTTTCAAAATTAGGTGCCTTATACTATCAATCAGAGTCTAACCAGGAAAGCAGAAACCACTTTAAGATTTTTCCACAGATTGAAGTTAATTTAGGGAAATTATTACACAGGTGATGGAATTTCTAAGAACCATAGAGGGAGTGATAAGATAATCCAAAGTTAAACAACAGAAAACCACTACCATCTGTGGGCTAGAAAGATGAAACATTTAGCAGTATTATTGCCTAGAGGGTCATCAGATGGAAGGTGGAACTAAATGAACCTGTCAAGCAATGGAACTGAGGAGTTGGAGCCGCAGAGGAGAAGTAACTGCTGATAAGCTGCCTCCAGCAGAGACACAGGAGGAGAAATGTCCTGGCTTTTCTCTTCCACCCCATTCAATCTCCTTCCACTGTCTTCCTTTGTCAAAACTCAGCCAGAAGACAGCTGACATAGGATCCTGGGAAACAGACTGCTTGGCTCAGGCTCCTCCTCTAGTAGAGAGCTGAGCTGAAGAAGGACAAGGAATGGAGACAATATTCCTAAGTGCCCAGCCACAGAACCTATAGGTACAGTGATTGTTTCCAAAATGGAAAGCACTTTCTCAAAGGTTGTATGTAGCTTCAACTATTCGATGCCATGTCTCAATGGTTCCACAATTCCAATCAGTTACTTTTTGGTGGGGGAAACTTTACAGGACTGACCATTAGAAActagaaaattctttaaaaatagaaatgacctAATGCAGTTCTTGCTTTTATCATCATGGATTTTTAGGTATTTAATTgaaatatgccaacaaaatgaCTTTTGATATGTTCCATTTTCCAAGTTTATGAGCCACAAAAATCTTATCTTTCTGCCAGCATAGGCTACTGCTGTAGTAGTTTCTTAATctgaaaaatgtaatgaaaaggaaatacatCATGCTGTGAAAGCTTTTAAACTTGCATTACTGTAGGACTAACTCTAAAGATTCTTTAAGATTCAGAAAAGCAAGAAAACCCAAGAGGAACTTAAATGCTTGAATCCTTATCTCTGATATTGTGGATCATGTCATTGGACACTCCAGAAAATGAATATGTCTTGAAGTGGATAGAGTGTGTGATTAAATCCAAGAGTAGGGTAAGTATGATATAATAATGCTTGACAAGTGTTGAAGAATTTAAATAGCAAGCAAGGAAGAAAATGGTTTCCTGCAGCATAAGGAGTCAGAACTTGAAGTACCAAAATGGGATTGGCAAATGGAAACATTTGAATGACTTTCTAGAAACATTTCCTAATGGAGTCATAAGTTAGGACAGTGGAATTGGTTTTCCAGAGGGAAGTGATTGGAGCAGAGGTTTTTGAAGTAAACATAAGAAAGGACATCTGAGAATACACCACAGGGAATATACCCCTGGAGTCAGCTATTATTAACTCTTTTCTTTAGTTCCAGTAATGACAATGTTACATCAGCAGAGGGCTGTTCAATGaagtatatgtacacacactatCTTATTCAATTCTCAGATGAGAAGCtagggttcagagaggttaaaaatgGCTTGTTCAAAGTGCACACTTGGTAAGTGTTAGAGCTGTCTCCAACCCAGGCTCTCATTCAACCTTGAATACTCTTCTCTACTATAGTAACAGAGCCTTGGGATCAGGAAGAGTCACAACAAATAGAAGCTATGGTTGATACTGAAAGAAAACCATATTCTTGGACTTCATGTAGACTTATCtacaagaagaggaaaatacAGCCCCTTTCGAAACATCTAGAGAAGTGTAACAACCAGGGTTCTTGGTTTTAGAGAACAAAATAAACTCTGAATAATTTAGGCAGAAAGGGGTTTATTACAGAGCGTGAAGTAGCTTACAGAATGCATCAGAGGCTAGAGAACTAAGTAGTCCTTAGAATTTGTGGGATCTGGGGCAAGAGTACAAGTAGGTACTCACATAACATCTCTAAATATTAACACTTAAACATAAGCTTCGAACTGTTAAATGAAATATGTGCTATGTTCCCACCTTGAGAAATTTACCTTCAAAATGACATTGGAAGGTCAAGATTGACTAGAATTCTCAGACTCCTTTGGGTTGCTCAACAAAGCATAGTGGCATGAGAAAAGCATGACCCCAGCCCCCAATCCAGGTTCCCAATCTTTCTCTTCCCATTTCTGGCTCCATTCTAAGCTGCAGGGGACCCTCATCTGCATATCTGTGGATGCTGTAGCACACATGTCCAAGCTCTATGTATACCCCTGGCAACAAGCTGCCCTCAGGCCTAAAGGTGTCCCACTGGCAGTGTGGTCCACTGGAGAATAGCCCCAGGGTAGAGGCCCACACAGGCCCTTGCAGAAAGCCAAGGGCTATTTGAGTAAGGAATCCGGGtccatgttcccagggcacaatcTGGGGCTAGAAATCCAGTTAAGTATGTCCTGTTGACCCCACATACTTCTCactcagtgttttttgtttgtttgttttgttttttgtggggtaGGGGAGGTGGCCAGAGGAGAGCCAGAGCAAGAGCCTCTAAAGTATGGGTCCCAGAACAGGAGCCCATCTTGCCTGGAACTAAAGGTGGAACCAAGCGTAGGTCCTGCTCGTTCAGGAACAATGGCCTGATGAATTGCCCAACCACACCAGGGACTTGTTAAGAGAAACCTGTCTGCCGTAGACACCTGCTGTTCTGTGCTTTTGATGCCAGGTCCTGGCCTGTACAACCTTCCTCACTGCTGCCTCAGGAGAACCAAACACTTCTGCAGTAGTGTTTGCTTGAAGGTCCAGTCTCTTCATATAAGGCTTCTATCTCACATTGCTGATTTCTGCATTTCAAGTTTTGTGTAGGCATATCTGCTTAGTGGAACCTAAATCGGTGTGGAAACTTAGCTGCAAACGTAATATGGTCTTTACCGCTTCCATTACTCAGGAAAACATATTAGGTTGAAATGAGTGACCACAGGAGACCAAACCTTTTGCAAAATCTTTGGAAAAATCCATTTAttgataaaaatgatacaaatagaaaTGACTTGGATAcatattgctctttttttttttttccttcatggcaAAACCACCATTATGGATTTATTGGTCGTGGCTATTTGGAGCACCCTGCTGTAaaggattctgaggctttctCTGGACTCAGTGAGAAAAAGCACTTCTAATTTTCGATATCTGCCATGGTTATGGGAGGGACCGGGGGTGATGCCCAGGCCAATTTTGGAGACAGGGCTGTTTTAGCCATATGTAAGTTAGCACTGAGTAAggttttgttaaatgaatgaataaactataaATAAGTGAATTATTAAGGTACTAAGCTAGTACCCTAAGCAGGAATTAAAGTGATTCTGAGTTTTTTCACCCCATAATCCTAATCcatttaattttatctattaCCACAGTGagttagagaagaaaacagatacaATAAAGGAGGAtcaaaggaggtgacatttgtaAAAGTTAAGGAGGCAGAGAGGTTTCTCATGTaactgaaggagagaaaaatgataaatattggaCAGAGGGTCAAGATTCTCTTGATCTTCTTCCCAGTCTCTCCAGGGTCAGATAAGGTAATGCTACCTGCTGTAAAAAACAAATCCCTATATTTCGTGGCTTAACAtgatagaaatttattctttttcccaTAGTAATCTGATGTAGGTTCTTCTTGTCCGTGGGGGAAGGTGGCTTAGGCTGATGAAGTCTTTAACGTCAAACATGAGCTATAATGTTGCCTCAGGCATCAACAAGTAGAAAGCATATGGCAGAAGGAAGTGGGAGAAAAAGGCACTTCTTTTTAACCACTTTAATTCAAGAAGTGACACGCATCACTTTTGCTCATATTTCTTTGGTGAGAACCAGTCATTTGTCCCCACCTAGATGCAAGGAGGAGGTTGGAACACATAATGTCTGTTTGGACAGCTGCTTCCCAGCAATAGCTCTGTATCATTCCTACTCAAAGTATGGTCTATGCGccagcaacatcagcatcacctaggaGTTTGTTCgaaatgtgcattttttttaaatttaaaaatattttattgctaaaggatgctgaccatcatctgagccttcaaggAGTCGTAAGCTTTTTGCAGTGTTAACGTCAAAGATCACtggtcacagatcaccataacaaatataataataatgaaaaggtttGACATAATGTTTcaagagacatgaagtgagcaaatgctgttggaaaaatgatcCCGATCGACTTGTTTGAGGCAGGATTGCCACAAACGTTCAGTTTGTTAAAAACATAGTATCTGAAAAGTACAATCAAGCGAAGCACAagacgaggtatgcctgtatataaaGAAATGCACATTCCCGGGCTCCACCCAGGATTACTGAGGGTGGGGCCCAGAAAGCTGTGTTTAAGAAGCTCTCCAGGACTCTGTTCGTGAAAGGAACCTGGTTTTTCTGGCTTCTAGATTCTAACCATAGATCTGCAGTGATTATGTTTTCTGAACCTCAAATCATCCTCTACAGCCTGTCCAAGGGTTGGGGGACCACTTCAGAGGCTGAAAGGTAGTCAAGAAGATGTAGCTAGCATGCCAAAACGGAAGGATTCTGAGGGATTTCAATCATCGGTGGGGTCAACAGAGTAAAATTCTCCTTCCACGTTTTCAGATACGCAGATGTATCTCATTGCCTCGTCTCTCACACTTCTCTTATAAGATCGCTCTTCATCGTACTTGATCATGCTCTCTGGAATATGGATGCAAGCCATTGGGATCAGCCCACTGAGTTCTGATAAGCTACTGATGTATTTAATTTTACTGCTGAACTTTGAACTTACAAAAGGTCGTGTAATTGCAAGGATTGTTCTGATGAACCAAGATGGATGAACAATGATGACTGATTTTAAGTTCTTCCGCAACCGTCTGTCAATCATCTGGTAGCATTTCTTCATCCACCCTAGCCCGGGCATCTTCCGTCTTGGGGTTGCACCGTTGAAGTACACAATCATATAGTCTTTAGCTACCATCAACTCTAATGTACTTATTACATATAGGAAAAGATTTTCCATGACATAGTGGTAATCCGCCCGACTGCTGTCTGGCAAAAAACAGGCAGCAAACACAATGATGGCATTTAGGCCATCCTCGTAGTATCCTCCATGAGAAATGACTCTCCTGTAGGGTTCGATGACCTTCATGTCAATCCGCTGCTCCTGTTCTCCAATCACCACGGTCCTCCACAGCCGGTTGTCCTCTCGCTCCTCTTCTGCCGTATATTCCGGAATAGACTCTGACTCTTGGCCAGAATCTTTGTTGGCTGTGTGATCCTCATGCCCAGTGTACTCAAAAGAATCTGCTTCATCGGGGGTATCGAGTTCATCCACATTGATATCAATTTCATCTGGACTGTCCAAGTTATCATCAGAGAGAATAGACCCTTCACTTTGATCCAGAGACAGATTGATATTTGGGGCTGTGAGTTTGATTCTCTGAGGATGACTGCCATTAAGATCCAGAGAATTAGGAGGTTCAGGCCTCATGTCTGCAGCACTGGGACTCAGCATTCCCACCTCAAAGGGGATGTCCATTCCCACATCCTCTGACAGTAGCCCTTTTGTTCTTGGTTTCCTTGTCCTGGGCTCAAGAAACTCTGTCTCCTCCTCCATTTCTGTTTCAGGGATTATGTTTTTCTGAGAAGACTGTGGTGAGAGCATTTCGCATTCATTTTCATGGGTGACAGCCTGCAACATAACTGTATCAGGGCCAGCGCTGCCTTGGCTCATGCTCTTCCACGACTGGCTGCCCAGACCAGAGGCTTCCTCTAGTGCCGAAGATTCTAGAGGCTTCATTTctcccagaatctgcatttgggGGCCCTTGCCCAAGCTGTGATCAGAGGCTGGCTCCACAGCCTCGCCGGACCATCCAGGCCCTGAGTCCCTAGTCTCCGATGATGGGTCACCAACCTCACTACGGCCCAAGACTATCCAACTCTGGTCTTGCCTAGGGCTTCCAAAAGATGATCTCTTATCATCTTTGGAAGACATTCTCTCTGCAGAAagatggtttctttcacttaaggAAGCAAGTTGATGTGTGTCTGGGAAGCTTGCTAACTGAGTTCCTGGCAGCCCCGTTTCTTCGGAATCTATGTGAAACTCTTCTAATTCCGATGCGATTTCTCTTGCCTCACAGGCCTCTGGCTCTGGGGGTGAATTTTcttcgtggcgcagtggttaagaatccgcctgccaatgcaggggacaagggtttgatcactggtccaggaagatcccacacgctgcggagcaactaagcctgcatgccacaactactgagcccgcgcatctagagccatgctctgcaacaagagaagccaccgcgatgagaagcccgcgcactgcaacgaagagtagcccccgctcgccgcaactagagaaagcccacgtgcagcaacaaagacccaacgcagccaaaaaattaattaaaaaaaaaaatttaaaaagtatatttaaaaaaaaaaaaagctctccacAGGATTCCCGTGTATGCTGAAGTTCAAAAAGCCCTGATCTTTGGCGGACCTCTTGGCACTTTACCCTACTGCCTGTAGTGACTGCATTCCAGTGCACCAGTATTTGAAGCCCCTCCCTGCAGGAGGGTTATACTTCCTACTCCCTTAAAAGTCATCCAGGCAGAGGTTCTAGGGACCAACATATGCTTTAgtacttcctctccttccttctgtcACTATGAACTGCAATGACCAGATAATAGCTGTTCTGTGTGCCTAGATCCTGGAGTGAGGAAGGCAGGCAACATAGAGCAGAGCTCAAGCTGACCTGCAGTGGACATGTggcatgagaaagaaagagacatttgttgttttaagctttgGACCTTGGGGGTTGTCCATCACTATAGCACTATCCTGACTGATATGCCCCCTTTCTCCAACCTATAACACTGACCATGACTTTTTATGAATGGCTTTGTAAAGCTTTTCTCCATGgggttctttcctcctttgtgttATGCTAAAAAATTTGGCATGCTATCCCCAAGTGGATGGTGGTTCTTGGTGTTTGTACACTTACCATTCtccctcttttattctttttcactctTACTTCAAGTATTGATGGTGTCTAGAAACCTTGACCATTAGTACTGCAGAATTCTTATCTCAAGTTTGATTTGGCATTGGTGGCcctgatttttccatttttaacattTGTGAAAAG of Balaenoptera ricei isolate mBalRic1 chromosome 8, mBalRic1.hap2, whole genome shotgun sequence contains these proteins:
- the LOC132370195 gene encoding protein prune homolog 2-like, with the translated sequence MARKEFLGRVVNSSISVVVKVGENSPPEPEACEAREIASELEEFHIDSEETGLPGTQLASFPDTHQLASLSERNHLSAERMSSKDDKRSSFGSPRQDQSWIVLGRSEVGDPSSETRDSGPGWSGEAVEPASDHSLGKGPQMQILGEMKPLESSALEEASGLGSQSWKSMSQGSAGPDTVMLQAVTHENECEMLSPQSSQKNIIPETEMEEETEFLEPRTRKPRTKGLLSEDVGMDIPFEVGMLSPSAADMRPEPPNSLDLNGSHPQRIKLTAPNINLSLDQSEGSILSDDNLDSPDEIDINVDELDTPDEADSFEYTGHEDHTANKDSGQESESIPEYTAEEEREDNRLWRTVVIGEQEQRIDMKVIEPYRRVISHGGYYEDGLNAIIVFAACFLPDSSRADYHYVMENLFLYVISTLELMVAKDYMIVYFNGATPRRKMPGLGWMKKCYQMIDRRLRKNLKSVIIVHPSWFIRTILAITRPFVSSKFSSKIKYISSLSELSGLIPMACIHIPESMIKYDEERSYKRSVRDEAMRYICVSENVEGEFYSVDPTDD